The Virgibacillus dokdonensis genome includes a window with the following:
- a CDS encoding DMT family transporter, whose product MKKAYIFIILGAALWGTIGWYVNQLYDYGFSPIEVVILRAWTAAIMLVVYLLLFAKEQLKLRTVKDIQYFIGTGILSISFFNFCLFTTMELTTIPVATALLYTGPAFVVILSTFFLKETLNKEKIAALLFTFLGVSLVIEFFPSNMNAVSFQAVLFGLGAGFGYALYSIFSKFALKKYSTLSITTYTFVTSAIALTPFFPFAEKGMLLLHPTVILYAFGLGFLPTAFAYIIYTWGLKDIEASKASILTTVEPVVAMIIGIFIFKETFTFQQIIGMVIILGTILLMQHQPKKKASFIKKAG is encoded by the coding sequence TTGAAGAAAGCATATATATTCATTATACTTGGGGCTGCATTATGGGGTACGATTGGATGGTATGTGAACCAACTCTATGATTATGGATTTTCCCCTATAGAGGTGGTTATTTTACGAGCATGGACAGCAGCAATAATGCTGGTTGTTTACTTACTTCTGTTTGCTAAAGAGCAATTAAAATTGCGAACTGTAAAAGATATTCAATACTTTATTGGAACAGGCATTTTAAGTATTTCTTTTTTTAATTTTTGTTTATTTACTACAATGGAACTTACCACCATTCCTGTAGCAACCGCTCTTTTATATACAGGTCCTGCTTTCGTAGTAATCCTGTCGACCTTTTTCTTAAAAGAAACCTTAAACAAAGAAAAAATAGCTGCTTTACTATTTACTTTCCTTGGTGTTTCTTTAGTTATTGAATTCTTTCCATCAAATATGAATGCTGTATCTTTCCAAGCAGTTCTATTTGGGTTAGGAGCTGGTTTCGGCTACGCTTTATACAGCATTTTTAGTAAGTTTGCATTAAAAAAATATTCAACCCTTAGTATTACTACATATACTTTTGTTACATCAGCCATTGCGCTGACCCCTTTTTTCCCTTTTGCAGAAAAAGGAATGTTACTGCTACACCCCACCGTTATTCTTTATGCATTTGGTCTTGGATTTTTACCAACTGCTTTTGCGTATATTATTTATACGTGGGGGTTAAAAGATATTGAAGCCTCTAAAGCATCTATCTTAACCACTGTTGAACCAGTAGTTGCTATGATAATCGGTATCTTTATTTTCAAAGAGACTTTTACCTTCCAACAAATTATTGGCATGGTTATTATTTTAGGGACCATTCTATTGATGCAACATCAACCAAAAAAGAAGGCTAGCTTTATAAAAAAAGCAGGCTAA
- a CDS encoding FbpB family small basic protein, with the protein MRPKTLNFEQLVKKNKQELLEDEHSITRIEKKLESKQIELVEKKRDKKVSL; encoded by the coding sequence ATGAGACCTAAAACGTTAAATTTTGAGCAATTAGTAAAGAAAAATAAGCAAGAATTGCTTGAAGATGAGCATAGTATAACACGGATTGAAAAGAAGTTAGAAAGCAAACAGATCGAACTAGTAGAAAAAAAGCGAGATAAGAAAGTAAGTTTATAA
- a CDS encoding aminotransferase A codes for MQHLLNKHVKEIEISGIRKFFNMVSTEDDIISLTIGQPDFQTPEHIKQAAIQALMSNHTSYTHNAGILPLRKAISHFYESNYELSYSPENEVIVTVGASQAIDITFRTILNPGDEVLLPAPIYPGYEPLIRLAGAIPIYMDTTKTNLKLTKDILKEHITSKTKCVILPYPSNPTGVSYTKEELAAFANVLKDQQLFVLADEIYSQLSYDYPHTSIASFSGMKEKTIVINGVSKSHSMTGFRIGYTLAPDWISKELIKVHQYNVSCATSISQYGALEALTEGLEDTKKMKAAYHERRDYVYDRLQKMGLHCPNPNGAFYMFPYFPFTNTSSFTFGLDLVKKGRVALVPGNSFSRLGEGYMRLSYAYDKHTLNVGLDRLEAYLQQHPLD; via the coding sequence ATGCAACACTTATTGAATAAACATGTAAAAGAAATAGAAATATCAGGCATTCGTAAATTCTTTAATATGGTTTCAACGGAAGACGATATTATATCTTTAACTATAGGTCAACCAGATTTTCAAACTCCTGAACATATTAAACAAGCAGCTATTCAAGCGTTAATGTCTAACCATACATCTTATACACATAACGCTGGTATACTCCCATTACGTAAAGCTATTTCTCATTTTTACGAATCAAACTATGAACTGTCCTATTCGCCTGAAAATGAAGTAATCGTCACCGTAGGAGCTTCACAAGCTATCGATATCACTTTTCGTACCATTTTAAATCCTGGTGATGAAGTATTGCTACCAGCGCCTATATATCCTGGCTATGAACCATTAATCCGTTTGGCTGGTGCTATTCCCATCTATATGGATACAACGAAAACAAATTTAAAATTGACAAAAGACATTTTAAAGGAACATATTACGTCCAAAACCAAATGTGTTATTCTCCCGTACCCGTCCAATCCAACTGGCGTGTCTTATACCAAAGAGGAATTAGCAGCATTTGCAAACGTATTAAAAGACCAACAGTTGTTTGTGTTGGCTGACGAAATCTATAGTCAGCTTTCTTATGACTATCCACATACTTCCATTGCGAGTTTTTCCGGTATGAAAGAGAAAACGATTGTCATTAATGGGGTATCCAAATCGCATTCCATGACAGGGTTTCGAATTGGGTACACACTTGCCCCAGACTGGATTTCGAAGGAGTTGATAAAAGTGCATCAATACAATGTGTCTTGCGCAACTTCTATCAGCCAATATGGAGCATTAGAAGCATTAACTGAAGGGTTAGAGGATACAAAAAAAATGAAAGCAGCTTACCATGAACGAAGAGACTACGTATACGATAGATTACAAAAAATGGGGTTACATTGCCCAAATCCAAATGGCGCATTTTACATGTTTCCTTATTTTCCATTCACAAATACGAGCTCATTCACCTTTGGACTAGATTTGGTTAAAAAAGGACGAGTTGCTTTAGTTCCTGGTAACAGCTTCTCGAGATTAGGGGAAGGATATATGCGACTTTCTTACGCCTACGATAAGCATACACTAAATGTAGGACTAGATCGTTTAGAAGCGTATTTACAACAACACCCATTAGATTAA
- a CDS encoding aspartyl-phosphate phosphatase Spo0E family protein gives MNTTDELLKRIEYLRYRMTEVALEKGFTNLEAIELSQELDKLLNKYDMERQFQSKHTEY, from the coding sequence ATGAACACGACAGATGAATTATTAAAACGTATAGAATATTTACGGTACCGAATGACAGAAGTTGCTTTAGAGAAAGGCTTTACTAATTTAGAAGCCATTGAATTAAGTCAAGAATTAGACAAGTTACTAAACAAATATGATATGGAAAGACAATTTCAATCAAAGCATACGGAATATTAA
- the lepB gene encoding signal peptidase I, producing the protein MSSVTKSNKKNEWIEWAKAIIIAILIAFFIKTFIFATSIVEGESMDPTLQNGERVIFNKLIYILDEPERGDIVIIEKPYKNYVKRVIGLPGETIEINDGSLYINGERYDQTFLSEEVQRQSGNYGPEKIPEGSYFVMGDNRAISKDSRNGLGYIEEDEIIGRSEFVIFPFDQWTLTR; encoded by the coding sequence ATGTCTTCGGTGACAAAATCAAACAAGAAAAACGAATGGATAGAATGGGCAAAAGCAATTATTATTGCGATTTTAATTGCTTTCTTTATAAAAACATTTATTTTCGCAACATCTATTGTTGAAGGAGAAAGCATGGACCCCACTCTCCAAAACGGTGAAAGAGTAATTTTTAATAAGCTTATATATATTCTTGATGAGCCAGAACGCGGAGACATTGTTATTATTGAAAAACCTTATAAAAATTATGTGAAACGTGTTATTGGGCTGCCTGGGGAAACAATTGAAATAAACGATGGTAGTCTCTATATAAACGGGGAAAGATATGACCAAACTTTTCTAAGTGAAGAGGTGCAACGCCAATCTGGTAATTATGGGCCAGAAAAAATTCCTGAAGGCAGTTATTTCGTAATGGGCGATAATCGTGCCATCAGCAAGGATAGTCGTAATGGATTAGGTTACATTGAAGAAGATGAAATTATTGGACGGTCAGAGTTTGTAATTTTTCCATTTGATCAATGGACACTAACAAGATAG
- a CDS encoding zinc ribbon domain-containing protein has protein sequence MKCGRMLPEDRYHRLSSKPNFFKRWKSPILSTVILLFFVISLYVTLEMRTAKAKDYYTKGEEKVLDQDFKTAQSLLQDALDMKDNFQQAEISLAFMNQALSMEQTLQKTEQLLKEKKYTQALEILNESEKGLQDYNGEAVNKLVERVTKQRNKINIEKLRQALKQEPEIDQLKVLLWDAVSIETEEAEQLTAIIREQIVNFVFAKASEQLKNNQFSDANLIVKDGLKYAPDSEKLLSLQTTVDKEKVAFETAQQSRIEQAMNTANKEQQMNESDAIKLKQIETTKDDQGNLVVKGQVQSVATIPINSIRVQYSITTDKGEAILTNEVYVYPEELYPEETGHFEFTHYDVNINQELTAEVETIAWYTK, from the coding sequence ATGAAATGTGGAAGAATGCTTCCTGAAGATAGATATCATCGACTTAGTAGTAAACCAAACTTTTTTAAACGGTGGAAATCACCAATACTATCTACAGTTATTTTATTATTTTTTGTTATTTCTTTATATGTCACTTTGGAAATGCGTACTGCGAAAGCTAAAGATTATTACACAAAAGGTGAAGAAAAGGTACTGGATCAGGATTTTAAAACAGCACAGTCCTTATTACAAGACGCCCTTGATATGAAGGATAATTTCCAACAAGCCGAAATTTCCTTAGCCTTTATGAACCAAGCTTTGTCGATGGAACAAACACTACAAAAAACGGAACAATTACTTAAAGAAAAAAAATATACACAAGCCTTAGAAATTTTAAATGAATCAGAGAAAGGTTTGCAAGATTATAATGGTGAAGCTGTAAACAAGTTGGTTGAACGTGTTACAAAACAAAGGAACAAGATTAATATAGAGAAATTAAGACAGGCACTAAAACAAGAACCAGAAATAGATCAATTAAAAGTATTGCTTTGGGACGCTGTATCCATTGAAACTGAAGAAGCTGAACAATTAACAGCTATTATACGTGAGCAAATTGTTAATTTTGTGTTTGCTAAAGCAAGTGAGCAATTAAAGAACAACCAATTTAGTGATGCCAACCTTATCGTCAAAGACGGATTAAAATATGCACCAGATTCAGAAAAGTTGTTAAGCTTACAAACAACGGTGGATAAAGAAAAAGTAGCATTTGAAACTGCACAGCAAAGTAGAATAGAACAAGCAATGAATACAGCAAATAAAGAACAGCAAATGAATGAATCTGATGCTATTAAACTGAAACAAATTGAAACAACCAAAGATGATCAAGGAAACCTTGTAGTAAAAGGACAAGTACAAAGCGTTGCAACTATTCCTATTAACTCCATTAGGGTGCAATATAGCATTACTACGGATAAGGGTGAAGCAATATTGACAAATGAAGTATACGTATATCCTGAAGAATTATACCCTGAAGAAACAGGCCACTTTGAATTTACCCATTATGATGTAAATATTAATCAGGAGTTAACCGCTGAAGTGGAGACGATAGCTTGGTATACGAAATAA
- a CDS encoding S1C family serine protease — protein MIKNKYIPVILSSIILLIGFILLITMYQQWKQERIQISNPVLNQITTSNEELNLKSIIHEAEKNVIQIESQTEDSSLTGSGFLYNKQGDIITNAHVIKDADVIYVRTADAQIYPAAVVGVGKETDIAVIRVPQLAGAFMNVEKNKSPETGDEVIALGSPHGFQNTVTLGIISGQERDLSVDGFHYKNAYQISAQIAEGNSGGPLIDRKTGNVVGINSVGTKDGSIGFSIPITDVIKQIEAWSNEAKTEELNFARTSDLISKKDPKKLKEDAEYLITYFLDSIELRDYVNAYALLANDMLSKTSYKDFRNDYVDFINVAFDEPKSNITEDNQVQSTLSITIEKRVEDKGKSEKELYEYTFTTKYENDQPKISSIKVNK, from the coding sequence ATGATAAAAAATAAATATATTCCGGTTATTTTATCAAGTATTATTCTTCTCATCGGGTTTATTCTACTTATTACTATGTATCAACAATGGAAACAGGAGCGTATACAGATTAGCAACCCTGTTCTCAACCAAATAACTACAAGTAATGAGGAGCTTAATTTAAAGTCCATCATTCATGAAGCAGAAAAAAATGTGATTCAAATTGAAAGTCAAACAGAAGACAGTAGCTTGACAGGTTCGGGCTTTCTTTATAATAAACAAGGCGATATTATAACGAATGCACATGTCATTAAAGATGCAGATGTAATTTATGTAAGAACGGCAGATGCGCAAATTTATCCAGCCGCTGTTGTCGGGGTAGGAAAGGAGACGGATATTGCTGTCATTCGTGTCCCTCAGCTTGCTGGAGCCTTTATGAATGTAGAGAAAAATAAATCCCCGGAAACTGGAGATGAAGTCATTGCCTTAGGTAGTCCACATGGCTTTCAAAATACAGTTACTCTAGGTATTATATCCGGACAAGAACGGGATTTGTCCGTGGACGGCTTTCATTATAAAAACGCCTACCAAATCTCTGCTCAAATTGCAGAAGGAAATAGCGGTGGCCCCTTAATTGACCGTAAGACTGGAAATGTTGTTGGAATTAATTCTGTAGGGACAAAAGATGGATCTATTGGTTTTAGCATTCCTATAACAGATGTCATTAAACAAATTGAGGCATGGTCAAATGAAGCAAAGACGGAAGAATTGAACTTTGCCCGCACTTCTGACCTTATAAGTAAAAAAGATCCTAAGAAATTAAAAGAGGACGCAGAGTATTTAATTACCTACTTCCTTGATAGCATTGAACTTCGTGATTACGTAAATGCATATGCATTATTAGCAAATGATATGCTTTCTAAAACTTCATATAAAGATTTTAGAAATGATTATGTCGATTTTATTAACGTAGCTTTTGATGAACCCAAAAGCAACATCACTGAGGATAATCAAGTACAATCTACATTGAGTATAACCATTGAGAAGCGGGTAGAAGATAAAGGTAAATCTGAAAAAGAGTTGTACGAATATACATTTACTACAAAATATGAGAATGATCAACCAAAAATTTCCAGTATTAAAGTTAACAAATAA
- a CDS encoding YjcZ family sporulation protein — MMGFGYGGGCGNPGYGGYGYGYGCGTGSNFALIVVLFILLIIVGAAFYC; from the coding sequence ATGATGGGATTCGGATATGGCGGAGGCTGTGGAAACCCAGGCTACGGTGGTTATGGCTACGGTTACGGTTGCGGAACTGGTAGCAACTTTGCGTTAATTGTGGTGCTTTTTATTTTATTAATCATTGTAGGTGCTGCATTTTACTGTTAA
- a CDS encoding bifunctional diguanylate cyclase/phosphodiesterase: MPEQVEIFPMTQQVLDQLSDAVLIIDQYGGIVAGNDTADEILGVSSAVGERIDRYLKCISLEESNQLTYVTHVHKQMIEVTVLHASEGDPYYFVKLVLVSKQMQEIRKKLDTFATEHFKGTILYVKKNGDIIDADAYSTHMFLYSKQELTSLSIHNLFPQVFEKRQLTKKQVFHELQGVTKEGGLLFVELLQYDLNDTIGVCFLKDVTEQVTNKNRIEYLAYYDELTDLPNRYYFEYVLTEAIENNEEQQFIVVYMIDLDYFKEVNDILGYAVGDELIRLCALQLKKFLHVDTFIARMSGDKFVIMQIGMRNKRAVIEFAKKLIQAFKKPITINGYDIYTTVTIGISLFPHHGTTAEDLIKHANSAMYESKNNQRNSYKIFESAISEKFQSTVTLESELRQAFKEDQLELHYQPQVDFKTNEIIGMEALLRWNHPEKGYIAPSEYIGIAEKTGFIIEIGEWVLYQACKQNKKWQDQGYKPITISVNLSAIQFHQKKFLQKVEHILDQTGLSPTYLELEITETMAMTNEKTVLHTLRELQNIGIPVSIDDFGTGYSSLKLLSLFPITKLKIDKIFMDQSHEENRMIVKSIIQLCHLLNLKVVAEGVETEEQFAFLKAEQCDQLQGYYFSKALPSEEVEQLLLKKNNKAN, encoded by the coding sequence ATGCCAGAACAAGTGGAAATTTTCCCAATGACACAACAAGTGCTTGATCAATTAAGTGATGCGGTTTTGATTATCGATCAATATGGGGGCATTGTTGCTGGCAATGATACAGCAGATGAAATTTTAGGTGTTTCATCTGCTGTAGGTGAGCGTATAGATCGATATTTAAAATGCATCTCTTTAGAAGAATCCAATCAGTTAACATATGTAACACATGTTCATAAACAAATGATTGAAGTTACCGTATTACATGCAAGTGAAGGTGATCCTTACTATTTTGTGAAGCTAGTTCTTGTTTCTAAACAAATGCAAGAAATAAGAAAAAAGCTGGACACGTTCGCCACGGAGCATTTTAAAGGTACGATACTTTATGTTAAAAAAAATGGGGATATAATAGATGCTGACGCTTACAGCACGCATATGTTTCTTTACTCGAAGCAAGAACTCACGTCGTTATCGATACATAACCTTTTTCCACAAGTTTTTGAGAAGAGGCAATTAACTAAGAAGCAAGTGTTTCATGAACTGCAAGGAGTAACGAAAGAAGGCGGACTGCTTTTTGTTGAATTATTACAATATGATTTAAATGACACCATAGGCGTTTGTTTCTTAAAAGATGTAACAGAGCAAGTAACAAATAAAAATCGAATTGAGTACCTTGCTTATTATGATGAATTGACAGACTTGCCAAATCGTTATTATTTTGAATATGTACTAACAGAAGCAATTGAAAACAATGAGGAACAGCAATTTATTGTGGTTTATATGATCGATTTGGATTACTTTAAAGAAGTTAATGACATACTTGGTTATGCGGTAGGTGATGAATTAATCCGCCTTTGCGCTCTCCAATTGAAAAAATTTTTACATGTAGATACATTCATTGCAAGAATGAGTGGAGATAAATTTGTCATTATGCAAATAGGGATGAGGAATAAAAGGGCAGTAATTGAGTTTGCTAAGAAACTAATTCAAGCTTTTAAGAAGCCTATCACCATTAATGGATATGATATCTACACAACCGTAACAATCGGAATCAGCCTATTTCCTCATCATGGTACTACTGCTGAAGATTTAATAAAACACGCGAATTCTGCTATGTATGAAAGTAAAAATAATCAACGGAACAGCTACAAAATATTTGAATCAGCTATTTCTGAGAAATTTCAATCGACCGTAACACTAGAAAGTGAACTTCGGCAAGCATTTAAAGAAGATCAACTAGAGCTTCATTATCAGCCACAGGTCGATTTCAAAACAAATGAAATTATAGGAATGGAAGCTCTATTGCGCTGGAACCACCCAGAAAAAGGATATATTGCTCCTAGTGAATATATAGGTATCGCTGAGAAAACCGGTTTCATTATCGAAATTGGTGAATGGGTATTATATCAGGCTTGTAAACAAAATAAAAAATGGCAAGATCAAGGGTATAAACCAATTACAATTAGTGTTAATTTATCCGCTATACAATTTCACCAAAAAAAATTTTTACAAAAAGTAGAGCATATTTTAGATCAGACTGGATTATCACCAACTTATTTGGAATTAGAAATAACAGAGACGATGGCCATGACGAATGAAAAAACAGTTTTACATACTTTACGGGAGTTGCAAAATATAGGAATACCAGTATCGATTGACGATTTTGGGACTGGCTATTCTTCTTTAAAGTTGCTTAGTTTATTTCCAATTACGAAATTAAAAATAGATAAAATATTTATGGATCAAAGTCATGAAGAGAACCGCATGATTGTAAAATCAATTATTCAACTATGCCATTTACTGAATTTGAAAGTTGTTGCAGAGGGAGTAGAAACAGAAGAACAATTTGCCTTTTTAAAGGCGGAACAGTGCGACCAATTGCAAGGTTACTATTTCAGTAAAGCTTTACCATCCGAAGAAGTTGAACAGCTGTTACTTAAAAAGAACAATAAAGCAAATTGA
- a CDS encoding TrkH family potassium uptake protein: MHYQKPIVRWARKLSPVQILLLFYFFAVLFSTVILSLPIAHQDGVEIPFIDVLFTAVSALSVTGLSSITVADTLSTTGIILLACILQLGAVGVMAISTFIWLLLGKKIGLKERRLIMTDQNQSTFGGMVRLIKQIVYVLLTIELVGFLVLGTYFLQYFDSAKEAYLHGMFGTISAISNGGFDITGSSLIPFKDDYFVQFINMLLIIFGAIGFPVLIEVKEYLFADSDKRKFIRFSLFTKVTTSTFLVLIVIGAMGMFVLDFLHFFADKSWHEILFYSLFQSITTRSGGLSTMDVSLLSEPNHLFMSLLMFIGASPSSAGGGIRTTTFILVVIFIATYARGGRSIRLFKREVYDEDLLKAVTVTLMALILVFTSIIFISVVEPFTLTEILFEVTSAFGTVGLSLGITSELTSFSKLILMFLMFIGRVGIITFLFMFRSNKQSGNYHYPKEKLIIG, from the coding sequence ATGCATTACCAAAAACCAATTGTTCGCTGGGCAAGGAAGTTATCGCCGGTCCAGATTTTGTTATTGTTCTATTTTTTTGCTGTACTATTTTCAACTGTCATTTTATCTTTACCGATTGCGCATCAGGATGGGGTGGAAATACCTTTTATTGATGTGTTATTTACAGCTGTAAGTGCTTTAAGTGTAACTGGTCTAAGTTCCATAACAGTAGCAGATACATTAAGTACTACAGGAATTATTCTACTTGCTTGCATTCTTCAACTGGGGGCTGTAGGAGTAATGGCTATCAGTACATTTATATGGCTGTTGCTAGGAAAAAAGATTGGGCTAAAAGAAAGACGCTTAATCATGACGGATCAAAATCAATCCACGTTCGGAGGAATGGTGCGGTTAATTAAGCAAATCGTGTATGTATTACTAACAATAGAGTTAGTCGGCTTTCTTGTTTTAGGGACGTATTTCCTACAATATTTCGACTCAGCTAAAGAAGCTTACTTACATGGTATGTTTGGAACGATTAGTGCTATATCTAATGGCGGGTTTGATATTACTGGCTCCTCTTTAATCCCTTTTAAAGATGATTATTTTGTGCAGTTTATAAATATGTTGTTAATTATCTTTGGAGCTATTGGCTTCCCAGTACTAATTGAAGTAAAGGAATATTTATTTGCTGACTCGGATAAGCGTAAATTTATCCGTTTCAGCTTGTTTACAAAAGTTACGACCAGTACCTTTTTAGTTTTAATCGTTATTGGGGCAATGGGTATGTTTGTTCTTGATTTTCTCCACTTTTTTGCAGATAAATCTTGGCATGAAATTTTGTTTTACTCTTTGTTTCAATCTATTACAACTAGAAGTGGCGGCCTGTCAACCATGGATGTTAGTTTACTTTCAGAACCTAATCATTTGTTTATGTCGCTTTTAATGTTTATTGGAGCTTCCCCAAGCAGTGCGGGGGGAGGTATTCGAACAACGACCTTTATTTTAGTTGTTATTTTTATAGCAACATATGCTAGGGGAGGTAGAAGTATTCGGTTATTTAAGCGAGAGGTGTATGATGAAGACTTATTAAAAGCCGTTACGGTTACTCTAATGGCTTTAATACTTGTTTTTACTTCTATTATTTTCATATCGGTAGTTGAGCCGTTTACGCTAACAGAAATTCTGTTTGAAGTGACATCGGCTTTTGGAACGGTGGGGCTTTCATTAGGGATAACCAGTGAATTAACATCATTTAGTAAACTGATTTTAATGTTCTTAATGTTTATTGGACGAGTAGGTATTATTACATTTTTATTTATGTTTCGATCAAACAAACAGAGTGGCAATTATCATTATCCGAAAGAAAAATTAATTATCGGGTAA
- a CDS encoding YwpF family protein — translation MKTFKLKLLNIMEEKNGEIIPNQIPLLDGLIIDREDENNQWTIEVYTDNSFQPYFECLQKTKSEILLQVKISKESNDMATFITSIIGINEIGSNINVLFVGNIVDKRKENIEFLLTTLIEEGYQGKELLEKFKELT, via the coding sequence ATGAAGACATTTAAACTAAAATTATTAAATATCATGGAAGAAAAAAATGGAGAGATAATTCCTAATCAGATACCGTTATTAGATGGTTTAATTATTGATCGTGAGGATGAAAACAATCAGTGGACAATTGAAGTGTATACGGATAATTCATTTCAACCTTATTTTGAATGTTTGCAAAAAACAAAGTCGGAAATCTTACTTCAAGTAAAGATTTCTAAAGAAAGCAATGACATGGCTACATTCATCACTTCGATTATAGGGATAAATGAAATAGGGTCTAATATTAATGTTTTATTTGTAGGAAATATTGTCGATAAAAGAAAAGAGAATATCGAATTCTTATTAACTACATTAATTGAGGAAGGATACCAAGGTAAAGAATTGCTAGAGAAATTTAAGGAATTAACATAA
- the nfsA gene encoding oxygen-insensitive NADPH nitroreductase translates to MSHSAIQTIMNHRSIRKFKDKKLTEEQIQTIVEAAQMASTSSYVMAYTIIGVTDERIKEKLAAISGQSYVQNNGHLFVFCGDLHRTEQLGSQEDREQMQQSLASPEQFIVMTVDAALASQNAAIAAEDLGLGICYLGSLRNDVNQVSELLQLPERVVPLFGMAVGYPDHEPEQKPRLPIDVIYHENHYQTFKHQLPFIKDFDKKLHSYYEKRKQNNRNDNWSKQMIRKFSTPTRMDVGTFLHEKNINNQAD, encoded by the coding sequence TTGTCACATTCAGCAATCCAAACAATTATGAATCATCGATCTATACGTAAATTCAAAGATAAAAAGCTTACAGAAGAACAAATTCAAACCATTGTTGAAGCTGCTCAAATGGCTTCGACTTCTAGTTATGTAATGGCATATACCATTATTGGTGTGACTGATGAACGTATAAAAGAGAAGCTTGCAGCTATCTCTGGTCAATCTTATGTGCAAAACAATGGACATTTATTTGTGTTTTGTGGTGATTTACATCGTACCGAGCAATTAGGGTCACAAGAAGATAGAGAGCAAATGCAACAAAGTTTAGCGTCCCCTGAACAATTTATTGTTATGACGGTCGATGCGGCGTTAGCATCTCAAAATGCTGCGATTGCTGCAGAAGATTTAGGGCTAGGGATTTGTTATTTAGGAAGCTTGCGAAATGATGTCAATCAGGTAAGCGAATTATTACAGCTTCCAGAAAGAGTCGTTCCTTTGTTTGGGATGGCTGTGGGCTATCCTGATCATGAACCAGAACAAAAGCCTCGTCTACCAATTGATGTGATCTATCATGAAAATCATTACCAGACTTTCAAACACCAATTACCATTCATCAAAGACTTCGACAAAAAATTGCATTCCTATTATGAAAAACGGAAACAAAATAATCGAAATGACAATTGGTCAAAGCAAATGATTCGAAAATTTTCTACCCCTACTAGAATGGATGTTGGTACGTTTTTACATGAGAAAAATATAAACAACCAAGCAGATTAA
- a CDS encoding DUF1657 domain-containing protein yields MTVSSQVKQTIAGLKSAQASFEQFALQTENKQAKQLYENAAQQTMSILKSVEPRIQQLEQEEPQYKGF; encoded by the coding sequence ATGACTGTCTCCAGTCAAGTGAAGCAAACTATTGCTGGTTTAAAAAGCGCGCAAGCAAGTTTTGAACAATTTGCCCTACAAACAGAAAACAAACAAGCAAAACAACTATACGAAAATGCAGCGCAACAAACCATGTCCATATTAAAAAGTGTTGAACCACGTATTCAACAACTAGAACAAGAAGAACCACAATACAAAGGTTTTTAA
- the spoVAC gene encoding stage V sporulation protein AC, translating into MADKKKKNLPPDVQEYQTFQQQREVKRPVLKNCLKAFFVGGFICFIGQLISTFYMYFFHFTEQTAGNPTVATLIFITMLLTGFGVYDRIGQFAGAGSAVPVTGFGNAVISSAIEHRTEGFILGVGTNMLKLAGPVIVYGVFSAFVVALIKTILVQWGGL; encoded by the coding sequence ATGGCGGATAAAAAAAAGAAAAATCTACCACCTGATGTTCAGGAGTATCAAACATTTCAACAGCAAAGAGAAGTGAAAAGGCCTGTATTAAAAAATTGCTTAAAAGCTTTTTTTGTCGGCGGTTTTATTTGTTTCATTGGGCAGCTTATCTCTACTTTTTATATGTATTTCTTTCATTTCACGGAGCAAACCGCCGGAAACCCAACAGTAGCTACTTTAATTTTTATAACGATGCTCCTTACTGGATTTGGAGTATATGATCGAATTGGACAATTTGCCGGTGCAGGTTCAGCTGTTCCAGTTACTGGTTTCGGCAATGCAGTCATTTCTTCGGCTATTGAACATCGGACGGAAGGATTTATCCTCGGAGTTGGTACAAATATGTTAAAACTAGCAGGTCCTGTCATCGTTTACGGCGTATTTTCAGCATTTGTTGTCGCTTTGATAAAAACAATTTTAGTCCAATGGGGTGGGTTATAA